In one Bos mutus isolate GX-2022 chromosome 19, NWIPB_WYAK_1.1, whole genome shotgun sequence genomic region, the following are encoded:
- the LOC138992045 gene encoding olfactory receptor 4A47-like — MEQRNNVTEFVLLGLTQSPQGQKILFAVFLFIYIVMMMGNVLIVITVVASPTLDSPMYFFLGNLSFLDAVYSTNFILSMIKSFICGKTTIFFQACMDQLFTEHLFGGTEILLLVVMAYDHYVAICKPLHYLTIMNQRVCVLLLLLAWVGGFLHAVLHPFFVYNLPFCGPNVMDHFVCDVYPLLKLACTDTHIIALTVLPQNEAICVIILTLLLISYGVILCSLKKLSQEGRLKALSTCGSHITVVLLFFVPCIFMYVITPSTLTTDKFLTVFYTVFTPMLNPLIYTLRNGEVKNTMKKLWTRKRK, encoded by the coding sequence ATGGAACAAAGGAACAATGTAACTGAGTTTGTCCTCTTGGGGCTCACTCAGAGCCCCCAGGGTCAGAAAATATTATTTGCTGTGTTCTTGTTCATCTACATTGTCATGATGATGGGCAATGTACTCATAGTCATCACTGTGGTGGCCAGTCCAACGCTGGATTCCCCTATGTACTTCTTCCTTGGAAATTTGTCATTTCTGGATGCTGTTTATTCTACTAACTTCATCCTGAGTATGATTAAAAGCTTCATTTGTGGGAAGACAACCATTTTCTTCCAAGCTTGCATGGACCAGCTTTTTACGGAGCATTTATTTGGTGGTACTGAGATTTTACTCCTGGTGGTCATGGCCTATGAccactatgtggccatctgcaaacccTTGCATTATTTGACAATCATGAATCAGCGAGTGTGTGTTCTGCTACTGCTCTTGGCCTGGGTTGGTGGATTTTTGCATGCTGTCCTTCATCCTTTTTTTGTTTACAACCTTCCATTCTGTGGCCCAAATGTCATGGACCACTTTGTGTGTGACGTGTACCCCTTGTTAAAACTAGCCTGCACTGACACCCATATCATTGCCCTCACAGTGCTGCCCCAAAATGAGGCCATCTGTGTGATCATCCTTACACTCTTACTCATATCCTATGGGGTCATTCTATGCTCCCTGAAGAAACTTAGTCAGGAAGGGAGGCTCAAAGCCTTGTCCACCTGTGGCTCCCACATCACTGTGGTGCTCCTCTTCTTTGTGCcctgtatttttatgtatgtgataACTCCTTCCACTTTAACTACTGACAAATTCTTGACTGTGTTTTACACTGTTTTCACTCCTATGCTGAATCCTCTAATCTATACTCTGAGAAATGGAGAAGTGAAAAATACCATGAAAAAGCTCTggaccagaaaaagaaaatga